In Myxocyprinus asiaticus isolate MX2 ecotype Aquarium Trade chromosome 3, UBuf_Myxa_2, whole genome shotgun sequence, the following proteins share a genomic window:
- the LOC127419420 gene encoding protein PAXX-like, protein MVVMFGKHISQKRSCLSLFACRTGQAFVTLQVDSAVLHLGCETTDLTLSLSKLTDTEVKCLLFKMADSLTHLENGADTSSFSPINSPQNRTNVFEPRIQHKDPTVAVRKHLPGASLINPGSKKANTFTVPGQI, encoded by the exons ATGGTGGTGATGTTTGGAAAACACATCTCTCAGAAGAGGTCCTGTCTCAGTTT ATTTGCATGTAGGACTGGCCAAGCATTTGTGACACTGCAGGTGGACAGTGCTGTACTGCATTTAGGTTGTGAGACCACAGATCTGACTCTATCTCTGTCCAAACTCACTGACACAGAAGTCAAATGCCTGCTTTTTAAGATGGCTGACAGCCTGACACATCTAGAAAATGGAG CTGATACATCTTCATTTAGTCCCATCAACAGCCCTCAGAACAGAACGAATG TATTTGAACCTAGAATACAGCATAAGGATCCAACAGTAGCAGTAAGAAAACATCTTCCTGGGGCTTCTCTCATCAACCCAGGATCAAAAAAG GCCAACACCTTTACTGTTCCAGGTCAAATCTGA